Proteins encoded within one genomic window of Streptomyces profundus:
- the metG gene encoding methionine--tRNA ligase — MARHLITSALPYINGIKHLGNMVGSMLPADVYARYLRQRGHEVLYICATDEHGTPAELAAQTAGLPVDEFCTQQHRAQKAIYDGYGLEFDYFGRTSSAQNIEITQHFARRLAENGFIEERTTRQVYSNSDGRFLPDRYIVGTCPYCAYEAARGDQCENCTRVLDPTDLLDARSAVSGSTDLEVRETKHLFLLQSKLEPEVDAFVERHGAEWPTLASSIARKWLTEGLHDRSITRDLEWGVPVPADVWPELAAEGKVFYVWFDAPIGYIGATKEWADAAGEGENRDWRSWWYEADDTVRYTEFMAKDNVPFHTVMFPATQLGTREPWKQVDYVKALNWLTYYGGKFSTSQNRGIFTDQALELLPADYWRYFLMASAPESDDSAFSWELFSSVVNKDLADTLGNFVNRVLSFSRKRFGDEVPAGHEPGEAERALGEEVAGLLAEYEQQLEALQFRKAAFALRALWSAGNVYLEAKAPWREIKADPEAAALTLRTAINLIHLYAVVSEPFIPFTSTVIRDVFAPSDADARARLATDWVGAEAARSLDTVAAGTPFTVPPVLFTKLTEDDLAAYRERFGGEES, encoded by the coding sequence ATGGCCCGACACCTCATCACCAGTGCGTTGCCCTATATCAACGGGATCAAGCACCTGGGGAACATGGTCGGCTCGATGCTCCCCGCCGACGTCTACGCGCGCTATCTACGTCAACGCGGGCACGAGGTCCTCTACATCTGCGCCACCGACGAGCACGGCACGCCGGCCGAGCTGGCGGCCCAGACCGCGGGGCTGCCGGTGGACGAGTTCTGCACCCAGCAGCACCGGGCCCAGAAGGCGATCTACGACGGCTACGGCCTGGAGTTCGACTACTTCGGGCGCACCTCGTCCGCGCAGAACATCGAGATCACCCAGCACTTCGCCCGGCGCCTCGCGGAGAACGGCTTCATCGAGGAACGCACCACCCGCCAGGTCTACTCGAACAGCGACGGCCGCTTCCTGCCCGACCGCTATATCGTCGGCACCTGCCCGTACTGCGCCTACGAGGCGGCGCGCGGCGACCAGTGCGAGAACTGCACCCGGGTCCTGGACCCGACGGATCTGCTGGACGCCCGCTCGGCCGTCAGCGGCAGCACGGACCTGGAGGTGCGGGAGACCAAGCACCTCTTCCTGCTCCAGTCCAAGCTGGAGCCCGAGGTCGACGCCTTCGTCGAGCGCCACGGCGCCGAGTGGCCGACGCTGGCCTCCTCCATCGCCAGGAAGTGGCTGACGGAGGGCCTGCACGACCGCTCGATCACCAGGGACCTGGAGTGGGGCGTCCCGGTGCCCGCCGACGTCTGGCCCGAACTGGCCGCCGAGGGCAAGGTGTTCTACGTCTGGTTCGACGCCCCGATCGGCTATATCGGCGCCACCAAGGAGTGGGCCGACGCGGCCGGCGAGGGCGAGAACAGGGACTGGCGCTCCTGGTGGTACGAGGCCGACGACACCGTCCGCTACACGGAGTTCATGGCCAAGGACAACGTGCCGTTCCACACCGTGATGTTCCCCGCCACCCAGCTGGGCACCAGGGAGCCATGGAAGCAGGTGGACTACGTCAAGGCGCTCAACTGGCTCACCTACTACGGCGGCAAGTTCTCCACCTCGCAGAACCGGGGCATCTTCACCGACCAGGCGCTCGAACTGCTCCCGGCGGACTACTGGCGGTACTTCCTGATGGCGTCGGCGCCCGAGTCGGACGACTCGGCGTTCTCCTGGGAGCTGTTCTCCTCGGTCGTCAACAAGGATCTGGCCGACACCCTGGGCAACTTCGTCAACCGGGTGCTGTCGTTCTCCCGGAAGCGCTTCGGGGACGAGGTGCCCGCCGGCCATGAGCCGGGCGAGGCGGAGCGCGCGCTGGGCGAGGAGGTCGCCGGGCTGCTCGCCGAGTACGAACAGCAGCTGGAGGCCCTCCAGTTCCGCAAGGCGGCGTTCGCGCTGCGCGCCCTGTGGAGCGCGGGCAACGTCTATCTGGAGGCGAAGGCCCCCTGGAGGGAGATCAAGGCCGATCCCGAAGCCGCCGCGCTGACGCTGCGCACCGCGATCAACCTGATCCACCTCTACGCGGTGGTCTCCGAGCCGTTCATCCCGTTCACCTCGACCGTCATCCGCGATGTCTTCGCGCCGTCGGACGCGGACGCCAGGGCGCGGC